One Rhodospirillaceae bacterium genomic region harbors:
- a CDS encoding DUF4131 domain-containing protein produces the protein MIFARISEMALEEQDRWVLWVPVLFGLGIAIYFALPTEPVIYGGILGLIAIVGIGYRGRSNRIILWCAILIGIIIAGFSAAQYRTASIDGPILSRAVGPTTVTGQVVRVELFPTGSRLSLQKLRISGVGPAETPNRIRLRVKTSKGPDVGPGDWIRIRARITPPPPPAMPGAFDFQRQAYFKGLGGVGFSYGAPTILTPAKETGVMSLILKITSLRQELGTRISAALSGDTGAVARALMLGDRTGISKKTMEAIRNSGLAHLLAISGLHIGLVAGLLFLGIRGLFSLIPRVSLYYPVKKWAAALALPGAFAYAVITGGSVPTVRALLMFSLVLLAVILDRRGLSIRLVAWAALIVLIFQPESLLGASFQLSFAAVTALIAGHEEITRRRRYQEGERPWWQRFGFVYLAGVALTTVIASTATAPYALFHFNRFADYGLLANLMAVPATALWIMPWALLAFVLMPLGLEALALHPMGWGVNLVLDVAHFVAGIPGAVTVLPSMPTIGIAAMTLGGLWLCLWRGRWRLFGGVGVAAALISITLVQTPDVIVDGEAKLMAVRTADGGLAVSSLRTARFNREIWLRKAGVTEASVWPKTGRNTEQYLTCDGVGCLYKRAGRVVSLTRVPAAHSEDCWTADVLISLVPVRIVCRGPNVVIDRFDLWRNGTHAIWLKGAKIIVRSVNEDRGHRPWVVRPVSRSERKGSSS, from the coding sequence ATGATTTTTGCCCGTATATCCGAGATGGCGTTGGAGGAGCAGGATCGCTGGGTGCTGTGGGTTCCCGTGCTGTTCGGGCTCGGCATTGCAATTTATTTTGCTTTACCGACCGAGCCGGTCATTTATGGCGGGATTCTGGGGTTAATTGCGATCGTTGGCATCGGCTATCGCGGACGCAGTAATCGCATCATCCTGTGGTGCGCGATCCTCATTGGAATAATAATCGCCGGTTTTTCAGCGGCACAATACAGAACCGCGTCGATCGACGGTCCGATCTTGTCCCGAGCCGTTGGTCCGACGACGGTGACAGGGCAGGTGGTCCGGGTTGAACTTTTCCCTACCGGGTCCCGGCTAAGCCTCCAAAAACTGCGCATTTCTGGGGTTGGTCCGGCGGAGACCCCCAACCGCATTCGTCTTCGGGTAAAGACCTCCAAAGGGCCGGATGTTGGGCCTGGCGACTGGATCAGAATTCGCGCCCGTATTACGCCTCCGCCGCCCCCCGCAATGCCAGGCGCATTCGACTTTCAGCGCCAAGCCTATTTTAAGGGACTGGGCGGTGTCGGGTTCAGTTATGGCGCACCTACAATTCTAACACCGGCAAAAGAAACCGGCGTTATGTCCTTGATTCTTAAGATAACATCTCTTCGACAGGAATTGGGCACTCGAATTTCTGCGGCCTTATCTGGTGACACCGGGGCCGTCGCACGGGCCTTGATGCTGGGGGACCGGACCGGCATTTCCAAGAAGACCATGGAGGCGATCAGAAATTCAGGGCTGGCGCATCTACTGGCAATTTCAGGACTGCATATTGGCCTCGTCGCGGGGCTTTTATTTTTAGGGATTAGAGGCCTGTTCTCGCTGATCCCCAGAGTATCGCTTTATTACCCCGTCAAGAAGTGGGCGGCGGCCTTGGCGCTGCCAGGCGCGTTTGCCTATGCGGTAATAACGGGTGGGTCCGTGCCGACGGTCCGGGCATTACTGATGTTCAGTCTCGTTTTGCTGGCGGTGATCCTGGATCGGCGCGGATTGTCGATCCGGCTGGTCGCTTGGGCAGCGCTAATTGTCCTTATATTTCAACCGGAAAGCCTGTTAGGCGCTAGTTTCCAACTTTCCTTTGCAGCGGTGACTGCGTTGATCGCCGGGCATGAAGAAATCACACGGCGGCGGCGCTACCAAGAAGGCGAACGTCCGTGGTGGCAGCGCTTTGGCTTTGTGTATTTAGCGGGTGTTGCGCTTACAACCGTGATTGCCAGCACGGCGACTGCGCCCTATGCACTGTTTCATTTCAATAGGTTCGCCGATTATGGATTATTGGCAAACCTGATGGCCGTGCCGGCGACCGCGCTTTGGATCATGCCGTGGGCGTTGCTGGCATTTGTGCTGATGCCCTTGGGATTGGAAGCCCTGGCGCTGCACCCAATGGGGTGGGGAGTAAATTTGGTCTTGGATGTTGCACATTTCGTGGCCGGGATTCCTGGCGCAGTTACGGTCCTGCCGTCAATGCCGACCATTGGTATAGCCGCGATGACCCTTGGCGGGCTGTGGTTGTGCTTGTGGCGCGGTAGGTGGCGACTGTTCGGTGGTGTCGGGGTCGCCGCCGCGCTGATCAGTATAACGTTAGTCCAAACGCCCGACGTCATTGTCGATGGCGAAGCGAAATTGATGGCGGTGCGGACGGCGGACGGTGGGTTGGCGGTATCGTCCTTGCGAACGGCGCGGTTCAATCGTGAGATCTGGCTTCGAAAAGCCGGAGTGACAGAGGCATCGGTCTGGCCCAAGACCGGGCGAAATACCGAACAGTATCTGACATGCGATGGGGTCGGATGCCTTTACAAGAGGGCTGGTCGGGTCGTGTCTTTGACCCGGGTCCCGGCGGCCCATAGCGAAGACTGCTGGACCGCAGACGTGCTGATTAGCCTGGTGCCGGTTCGCATTGTTTGTCGCGGACCGAACGTGGTCATCGACCGCTTTGATCTTTGGCGAAACGGGACACATGCGATTTGGCTGAAGGGTGCAAAGATCATTGTCCGTTCCGTGAATGAAGATCGTGGGCACAGGCCGTGGGTCGTCAGGCCTGTTTCCAGGAGCGAGAGGAAAGGATCTAGCTCCTAA
- the lexA gene encoding transcriptional repressor LexA codes for MLTKKQHELLSYIDKQLNLKGVSPSYDEMKDALGLASKSGIHRLITALQERGFIRRLPHKARALEVLKRPENQLDRDLSDDANSPDSNVIQGSFNGAATAMPVMPDSALGESEAVRLPLWGRIAAGTPIEALRDNSNSVEVPASILGRGDHYALDVDGDSMIEAGIHDGDTVIIQQTDTAENGTIVVALVDNTEVTLKRLRRKGDSIALEPANAAYETRICGPDQVKVQGKLVGLFRKYN; via the coding sequence GTGCTGACTAAGAAGCAACATGAACTACTTTCATATATTGATAAGCAACTGAATTTAAAAGGTGTTTCGCCGTCGTATGACGAAATGAAAGATGCTTTGGGACTGGCTTCCAAATCCGGTATCCATCGCCTGATTACAGCTCTCCAGGAACGCGGTTTCATCCGTCGCCTGCCGCATAAGGCGCGCGCGCTTGAAGTCTTGAAGCGGCCTGAAAACCAGTTGGATCGGGACCTCTCAGACGACGCTAATTCGCCAGATTCAAACGTTATCCAAGGCAGTTTCAATGGTGCTGCCACCGCCATGCCGGTCATGCCTGACTCAGCGCTTGGTGAAAGCGAGGCCGTGCGCCTACCGCTGTGGGGTCGGATCGCTGCGGGTACCCCTATTGAGGCACTGCGGGATAATTCAAACTCCGTTGAAGTCCCCGCTTCCATACTCGGGCGGGGCGACCATTATGCCCTTGATGTCGATGGCGATTCTATGATTGAAGCCGGCATCCACGATGGCGATACGGTCATTATCCAACAGACAGACACGGCAGAAAACGGCACAATCGTGGTGGCCCTGGTGGACAACACCGAAGTCACCCTAAAACGCCTGCGCCGCAAGGGGGATTCCATCGCGCTGGAGCCTGCGAACGCCGCCTACGAAACAAGAATCTGCGGGCCGGATCAGGTCAAAGTTCAAGGCAAATTGGTCGGATTGTTTCGGAAATACAACTAA